The genome window CACTCGACGGCGTAAGCCACCTCGTCCTCGTGGAGCCGGCGGCCGACCTCCCGGAGGTGCTGGACGTTGCCGCCGTGGGCGTTCACGAACACGATACGGTCGATGCCGTGGTACGCGAGGTTCCGCGAGAACGACTCGACGTAGTCGCGGAACTCCGGCGGGTCGACCCACATCGTCCCCGGGAACTGTCGGTGGTGGGGGCTGACACCGACGTTGACCGTCGGCGTTCGGAACGCGTCGGAGCGGTCCGCGGCCGCCGTCGCGAGCCCCTCGGCGATCAGGTGGTCGGTCGCGAGCGGGAGGTGCGGGCCGTGCTGTTCGGTCGAGCCGAGCGGGACGAGCGCGACGGAACCGGGAGACAGCGCGTCGCCCAACTCCGGCCAGGTGTGGTCCGCGAGGTACATACCTCCGCCTCGCGCGCGACACGTATCAACCCCGTCGTCTCGGTCGGGTTCGCCGGGATCGGGCGGAGCAGATCGCCCCGACATCGAGCGCGCCGGTCCTCGCCGCCGCGCCGGCTCTGCGCCCCGTGTCGACACCCTTTTTGTGTCGTCCGGCCGAACCGGTTGGCATGTTCGGAGGCGGCGGCATGAACCCGCGGAAGATGAAACAGATGATGAAACAGATGGGAATCGACGTCGAGGAGCTCGACGCCGAGCGGGTCGTCATCGAGACGGCCGACGGCGACGACCTCGTCTTCGACGGCGCTCAGGTCACCAAGATGGACGCACAGGGCCAGGAGACCTACCAGATCGTCGGCTCGCCGGACGCGGTGGCCGACGCGGGCGCGGGCGGCGGCGCGACGGCAGTCGAGGGGGGCGACGAGCCCGCGCTCGACGACGGTGACGACGCGGACGACGGTGACGACGGCATCCCCGAGGAGGACGTGAAACTGGTCGCCCAGCAGGCGGGCGTCTCGAAGGAGGCCGCCCGCGAGGCGCTGGAGGCGGCCAACGGCGAGCCCGCGCGAGCGATCGCCGACCTGCAGTGACGGACGCCGCGTACCTGCTCGTCCACGAGGACCGCGAGTACTTACTAGAGCCCGGCGAGGAGTTCGGCACCGACCTCGGCGTGATCGAGGTCCCCGAGGACGTCGCGGCCGGCGACGAGGTCGAGACGCACCTCGGCACCGTCTTCGAAGTCCGCGCGCTCCGCGGCCCCGACCTGTTCAACCACCTCGAACGCACCGGCGCGCCGATGATGCCGCGCGACGTGGGGCTCGTGATGGGCCACACGGGCGCGTCCGGCGGCGACCGCGTCCTCGACGCCGGCACCGGGACGGGGATCCTCGCGGCGTACCTCGGCCGCGCGGGCGCCGACGTGACGACCTACGAGGTCGACCCCGAGTTCGCCGAGGTCGCCCGCGGGAACATGGCGACCGCGGGCGTCGCCGACCGCGTCGAGGTCCGGACCGGCGACCTCACCGAGGAGCTGGACGCGCTCGCCGAGGGCGAGCCGTTCGACGTCCTGACGCTCGACACGGGAGACGCCCCGGCGGTCGTCGAACGCGCCGCCGACCTGCTCGCGCCCGGCGGTCACCTGGCCGTCTACTCCCCGTTTGTCGAGGGGACCCGCGACGCGGTCCTCGCCGCCCGCGAGGCGGGCCTCTCGGAGGTCGAGACGCTCGAAACGATCCAGCGCGAGATGGACTTCTCCGACCGTGGCTCCCGCCCCTCCACGGCGGGCGTGGGGCACACGGGGTACCTCGTGTTCGCGCGAGCGCCCTGAGTTCGGCGCTCACGACGTTTCTCTCCCGTCGCTTTCTCTCCCAGTTTTCCTCCCTCAGCGGCGCGCCCCCGTGACCGGCGCAACGCTCATTCGGATCGCGGTAGTCACCGATCGGTGTGACCGCGGACGACGCCGGAACCGAGGCCGACTCCGAGGCCGCGAGCGACGACTTCGACGGGGCGTCCGAGATCGCCGACGTCCTTCCGCGTCCCGACGACCCGCTCGCCGAGGCGGTCGAGGCCGCGCTGGCGGGGCGGTCCGCGGTCGTCGCGGTCGGCGTGCCGATCCGGCTGCTCCCGGCAGTGCTCGCGGCCCGAGAGCGCTCGTCGGGGGACCCGTGGCGGATCGCGTGCCGCCCCGGCGTCGTCGACGCGCTCTCACGGGCGCTCGTCCTCGGCAGCGCGGTCGCCGAGGCGGTCGAGGGCGGCGAAATCCGGATCCGGACCGGCGAGCCGCTCGGACACGGGACGGGCGGGACGCTGTTCGCCGGCCCCGAGCGCGTCGACGCCGTGGTCGGCCCCCGGGGAGGTCGGACGCTCGCGACGACGGCGGCCGACGCTCAGGTAGCGGCGGCCGGTTCGGAGGCTGTCGACGGCACCCGCGCGACGGCCGAGTCGCGGTTCGACGCGGCGTCGGCGGCGACCGTCGGGATGCCCTCGCGGACTCGGCTTCTCGCCCATGCGCGCGAGGTCCTCGACGACCGGTTCGCGGACGACCTGGCGGCCCTGCTGGCGTCGCTCGCTCCCGGCGAGTTCGGCCGCACGACCGGGGTGACGGACCGGACGCTGCTCGTCGCGCTCGCGGCGCGACACGACCACCTCTTCCGGGACCTGCGGACCTGGGTCGGGACCGACGGCGTCGGGATCGCCCCGGCCCAGGAGTTCACCGGTGACCGGCAGGCGCTCGTGGATCGGGGGCTGATCGAGTCGATCAAGGTGCCGATGGGGCCGGGGCGGCCGATGCTCCGGCTCCGCGCGGTCGACGACGCGCTGTTGCGCGCCCGCGTCGAGGAGGTGCCGAGCGTCCTCCGAGGTCGGTTCGCGCTGCCGACCGACGCGGACGGGCGGATCCGGGACGACGCGAGCCGCGAGGGGCGACGGCCGGTGTGGGAGCGGCGGCGGTGGTGACTCCCCGAGACAGATTCGGCTTCGGGTCCCCGGATCGGCCCGCCGGTCCCACGTAACAAGAACTAACTCGCGGCGGCGCCCTCACACGGACATGACGACGTTCTCCGACAGGGTCGAGCGGATCTCGATAAGCGGGATCCGCGAGGTGTTCGAGGCGGCCGGCGACGACGCGATCAACCTCGGGCTCGGCCAGCCCGACTTCCCGACGCCGGACCACGCCCGGCGGGCGGCCGTCGACGCCATCGAGTCCGGGAAGGCCGACGCCTACACCGAGAACAAGGGGATCCGGTCGCTGCGGGAGGCGATCGCCGAGAAGCACCGCGCCGACCAGGGGGTCGACCTCGACCCCGGGAACGTCGTCGCGACCGCGGGCGGCAGCGAGGCGCTCCACGTCGCCCTCGAAGCCCACGTCGACGCGGGCGACGAGGTGTTGATCCCGGACCCGGGATTCGTCTCCTACGACGCGCTGACGAAGCTGACCGGCGGCGAGCCGGTCTCCGTGCCGCTCCGCGACGACCTCACGATCGACCCGAACGCCATCGAGGACGCCATCACCGACGACACGGCGGCGTTCATCGTGAACTCGCCTGGCAACCCCACGGGCGCGGTCTCCTCCGAGGCGGACGTCCGGAAGTTCGCCCGCATCGCCGACGAACACGACGTGCTCTGTATCTCCGACGAGGTGTACGAGTACACCGTCTTCGACGGCGAGCACCACTCGCCGATCGAGTTCGCCGAGACCGACAACGTCGTGGTCGTCAACTCCGCCTCGAAGCTGTTCTCGATGACGGGCTGGCGGCTCGGGTGGGTGTACGGCGCCGAGGAGCGCGTCGAGCGCATGTTGCGCGTCCACCAGTACGCGCAGGCGTGCGCCTCGGCGCCGGCGCAGTACGCCGCGGAGGCCGCGCTGCGGGGCGACCGCGGCGTCGTCGACGAGATGACCGACTCCTTCGAGCGCCGCCGCGACATCCTGCTCGACGGCTTCGACGACATCGGCATCGACTGCCCGACGCCGCAGGGCGCGTTCTACGCGATGCCGCGCGTCCCGGAGGGGTTCGTCGACGAGTGTCTCGACCGCGGCGTGGTCGTCGTCCCCGGTGAGGCGTTCGGCGAGGGCGGCGCCGGCCACGCGCGCATCTCGTACGCGACCGACGAGGACGAGCTCCGCGAGGCGCTCGACGTGATGGCCGAGGCGTACGAGGCGGTCCGCTGAGGCGGGCTCGAAACGCCTCGCCCTCAGTTGTCCTCTCCCTCCAAAATACGGAGGGAGCGTTCGTAGTACTCACCGTCGTACCGAATCATTTCCCTCTCGGTCTCGCGGACGTCGGCGTCGTTCAGAATATTCCCGTCGATGTACGGGCGAGCGTCTATCGCGCGGAGTAGTTCGACGTAGGCGTCGGAGTACGGGTGCGTCTCGCTGTACTCCTCGCCGTCCGCCCCCCTGACGATCCGTCTGGCCTCCGCGGAGAGGTCGTCCGACGTGATTCTGGAGCCGACGAACGTCCCTCGGAGGATCGCTTCCATCCGTTCCGGGGTCTCGGCGATCGC of Halorubrum trapanicum contains these proteins:
- a CDS encoding creatininase family protein; this translates as MYLADHTWPELGDALSPGSVALVPLGSTEQHGPHLPLATDHLIAEGLATAAADRSDAFRTPTVNVGVSPHHRQFPGTMWVDPPEFRDYVESFSRNLAYHGIDRIVFVNAHGGNVQHLREVGRRLHEDEVAYAVEWMWDESIPELVDELFERNGPHAGPKETAMITHLAPELVRENRLEDARDGGLVDLESAETTVHGARTFYDSVDNSANGAFGDPTDVTAEKAERLFEAAADQLVQLAEWIGERDDEELFPEPRVERESS
- a CDS encoding nascent polypeptide-associated complex protein, with the protein product MFGGGGMNPRKMKQMMKQMGIDVEELDAERVVIETADGDDLVFDGAQVTKMDAQGQETYQIVGSPDAVADAGAGGGATAVEGGDEPALDDGDDADDGDDGIPEEDVKLVAQQAGVSKEAAREALEAANGEPARAIADLQ
- a CDS encoding tRNA (adenine-N1)-methyltransferase, whose product is MTDAAYLLVHEDREYLLEPGEEFGTDLGVIEVPEDVAAGDEVETHLGTVFEVRALRGPDLFNHLERTGAPMMPRDVGLVMGHTGASGGDRVLDAGTGTGILAAYLGRAGADVTTYEVDPEFAEVARGNMATAGVADRVEVRTGDLTEELDALAEGEPFDVLTLDTGDAPAVVERAADLLAPGGHLAVYSPFVEGTRDAVLAAREAGLSEVETLETIQREMDFSDRGSRPSTAGVGHTGYLVFARAP
- a CDS encoding DUF5821 family protein, whose amino-acid sequence is MTADDAGTEADSEAASDDFDGASEIADVLPRPDDPLAEAVEAALAGRSAVVAVGVPIRLLPAVLAARERSSGDPWRIACRPGVVDALSRALVLGSAVAEAVEGGEIRIRTGEPLGHGTGGTLFAGPERVDAVVGPRGGRTLATTAADAQVAAAGSEAVDGTRATAESRFDAASAATVGMPSRTRLLAHAREVLDDRFADDLAALLASLAPGEFGRTTGVTDRTLLVALAARHDHLFRDLRTWVGTDGVGIAPAQEFTGDRQALVDRGLIESIKVPMGPGRPMLRLRAVDDALLRARVEEVPSVLRGRFALPTDADGRIRDDASREGRRPVWERRRW
- a CDS encoding pyridoxal phosphate-dependent aminotransferase; the protein is MTTFSDRVERISISGIREVFEAAGDDAINLGLGQPDFPTPDHARRAAVDAIESGKADAYTENKGIRSLREAIAEKHRADQGVDLDPGNVVATAGGSEALHVALEAHVDAGDEVLIPDPGFVSYDALTKLTGGEPVSVPLRDDLTIDPNAIEDAITDDTAAFIVNSPGNPTGAVSSEADVRKFARIADEHDVLCISDEVYEYTVFDGEHHSPIEFAETDNVVVVNSASKLFSMTGWRLGWVYGAEERVERMLRVHQYAQACASAPAQYAAEAALRGDRGVVDEMTDSFERRRDILLDGFDDIGIDCPTPQGAFYAMPRVPEGFVDECLDRGVVVVPGEAFGEGGAGHARISYATDEDELREALDVMAEAYEAVR